A window of Vigna unguiculata cultivar IT97K-499-35 chromosome 4, ASM411807v1, whole genome shotgun sequence contains these coding sequences:
- the LOC114181421 gene encoding NAC domain-containing protein 2-like — translation MGTPQSNNLPPGFRFHPTDEELILHYLRKKVASIPLPVSIIAEVDIYKCDPWELPAKAAFGEKEWYFFSPRDRKYPNGARPNRAAASGYWKATGTDKNIVASLGGGVRQHFGVKKALVFYKGKPPKGVKTNWIMHEYRLVDTNKPVRVKDASMRLDDWVLCRIYKKSKHSLTSITEASQTVEVKEQDEAEEEEQMKETFSFSPPLLLPTPQATLISQKSLSFSNLLDATDFSMLRTILSENHNNSTNYPNTTLFNSENLDHETPQNFYTNNTDINNSTCFVQKNPSVISNMDENMMYPPKKHHSSSYCNFANTTLQNQNPQWNFMFKQPHMNRQLLPGPQYLQFQ, via the exons ATGGGAACCCCACAATCCAACAACTTGCCCCCAGGGTTTAGGTTCCACCCTACAGATGAAGAGCTCATTCTTCACTACCTTAGGAAAAAGGTAGCCTCCATTCCTTTGCCAGTTTCCATCATTGCTGAGGTTGATATCTACAAGTGTGATCCATGGGAGCTACCAG CTAAGGCTGCGTTTGGGGAGAAAGAGTGGTACTTTTTCAGTCCTAGAGATCGGAAGTACCCAAATGGAGCGAGACCAAACAGGGCAGCAGCTTCAGGGTATTGGAAGGCAACGGGCACTGATAAGAACATAGTTGCATCATTGGGTGGAGGAGTGAGACAACATTTTGGTGTCAAGAAGGCTTTGGTGTTCTACAAAGGAAAACCCCCAAAGGGTGTCAAAACCAATTGGATCATGCATGAATATCGCCTTGTTGACACCAATAAACCTGTTAGGGTCAAAGACGCTTCCATGAGA ttGGATGACTGGGTTCTGTGCCGGATATACAAGAAGTCCAAACACAGCCTAACTTCAATCACAGAGGCATCACAAACAGTGGAAGTGAAAGAGCAAGATGAAGCGGAAGAAGAGGAGCAAATGAaagaaactttttctttttcaccacCTCTTCTTCTCCCTACTCCACAAGCCaccctcatatctcaaaaatcTCTATCCTTCTCCAACCTCTTGGATGCAACAGACTTTTCCATGCTCAGAACCATCTTATCTGAGAACCATAACAACTCCACTAATTACCCAAACACAACCTTGTTCAATTCTGAGAATCTGGATCATGAAACCCCCCAAAACTTCTACACCAACAACACTGATATTAACAATAGTACCTGTTTCGTTCAGAAGAACCCTTCAGTGATTTCAAACATGGATGAGAACATGATGTACCCTCCAAAGAAACACCATAGTTCTTCTTATTGCAATTTTGCAAACACCACCCTCCAAAACCAGAACCCCCAGTGGAACTTCATGTTCAAGCAGCCTCACATGAATCGCCAGCTACTTCCGGGTCCCCAATATCTTCAATTTCAGTGA